The sequence ACGCGTCAACGAGGTCCCGCCGTTCGAACGGGACACGAGCATGGTGTTCCAGTCCTACGCCCTCTTCCCCCACATGACCGTCGGGGAGAACGTGGCGTTTGGCCTCCAGATGCAGGGGCTCCCGGCCGAGACGGACGGCGGGACGGCGACCGAACGGACGAGTGGCATCGCCGGGTCGCTCAAACGGCTCGTCTCGCGCCACGGAAGCGAAGAGATAGACGCCCGCGTCGCCGAGGCACTCGAACTGGTCGAACTGCCGGACACCCAGGATCGGCCCATATCGGAGCTCTCCGGCGGCCAGCAGCAACGCATCGCGCTCGCACGGGCGCTCGTCACCGAACCGACGCTGCTGTTGCTCGACGAACCGCTGGGCGCACTCGACCTCAAACTCAGAAAGCAGATGCAAGTCGAGTTGAAGAACCTCCAGGAGGACCTGGGGATCACCTTCGTCTACGTCACCCACGATCAGGAGGAGGCGCTGACGATGAGCGACGAGATCGCGGTGATGAACGACGGCCACCTCGAACAGCTCGGCACGGCCACGGAGATCTACGAGGAGCCGGCCAGCGAGTTCGTCGCCGACTTCATCGGCGAGACGAACATCGTCCGGGGAACCTACGCGGTCGACGGCGGGACGCCCGTCGTCGAGTCCGATGGCGACACCTACGCGGTGCCCGAGACCCCCGAGGCGAGCGGCGAGGTGTCGTTCGCCATTCGGCCCGAGAAGATCCGCATCGGTCAGGAGGCGGCGGGAGCGGACAACGTCGTCGAGGGAGCGGTCGTCGACGAGATATACAAGGGGAACCTGGGCAAGTTCGTCGTCCACCTCGAGAACGGGCAGGAACTCACCGTCGACATGCAGATCCGCGACCAGGGGGAGTACCTCTCCGTCGGGAGCAACGTGACGGTCGGCTGGGACGCCGACAACGTGGTCGTCCTGACTCGATGACGATTGGTCGGTGGCGACGGGAGGTGTCGAAAAGCGGCTGCACAGGCCGTATACGTCGTATTCTGTCCGATTTCCGGCAGGTTTTTCGAGTGGTTATTAGTGGGAGGACAACGTAGCCCAACCCGGATGTCAACAGAGAGCACATCGACCTCGGCGGTTCCCCAGCTACGATATCTGCTGCGCGTGAACCTCTCCGAGGGAACGATCGAAACCGAGGAGGTCCCCGAGACGTACCGGGAACGATTCATCTCCGGAAAAGGGCTCGGCGCAGCGCTTCTCATGGACGAGACCGAACCGGGCGTGGACCCGCTCTCCCCCGAGAACCCGCTCTTTTTCATGTTCGGGCCGCTGACGGGGTACGCGCCGGGTACCTCCCGGTACGCGGCAGTCACGAAGTCACCGCTAACGGGGACGTACGTCGACTCGTACTCGGGCGGACACTTCCCCGCGATGACGCGGTATTCGCTCCCAGAGTACCTCGCCATCGTGTTCGAGGGGGCTGCCGACGACCCGGTCTACCTCGAGATCGACGAGGACGGCTCCGCGTCGCTCGAGGACGCAACCGACCTCTGGGGGATGGACACCGAGGAGACCGCTCGCCAGTTCGAGGGCAAGCGCACGAAGACCGCAGCCATCGGGCCGGCGGGTGAGAACCAGGTCAAATTCGCCACGATCACGAGTGACGAGGGGACCCACCACGCCGGTCGCGGTGGCGTCGGCGCGGTGATGGGGTCGAAGAACCTGAAAGCGGTCGTCTCCCACGGCGATTCCCCCTTCGACACCGACGCTATCCGGCAGAAGAAGGGCGAACACACCAAACGGCTGGGAACCAGCGACGACGTCGCCTGGGCCCGCGATGGCGGGACCCAACTGGTCCCGGACTGGACCCAGGAGGTCGGCGCACTCCCCTCGCACAACTGGACGAAGGGGACCATCGAGGACATCGACGATCTCAACATCGACGCCTTCGAGCCGGGGCACGTCGGCGTCGACTCCTGTTCGGGCTGTCCGGTCGCCTGTGGCCACGTGACCGACTTCTCGGGAACCGAACTCGACGGCGCGTTCCCGGACGCCCACGTCGACTGGGGGCCGGAGTACGAGACCATCGGCATGATGGGCGCCAACACGGACATCACCGACGTCACCGGGGTGACCGAACTGGCCCGCACCGCAGACACGCTCGGCATGGACACGATCACCCTCGGCAACGTCATCTCGTGGGCGATGGAGGCCTCGGAGAAGGGGCTCATCGAGTACGACATCGAGTTCGGCGACGCCGACGCCGCGAAGCGACTCGTCGAGATGGTCGCCAGCCGCGAGGGCGTCGGCGACGCCCTCGCGGAGGGAACCCGACGCGCGGCCGAAGAACTGGCTGACGGTGCCGACGCGGCCCGCGAGGCCGCCGTCGAGGTCAAGGGTCTGGAACTGCCGGCCTACGATCCCCGCGCCTCGTTCAGCATGAGTCTCGCCTACGCGACCTCGGATCGGGGTGCCTGCCACCAGCGCGCCTGGCCCATCGGCACCGACGCCCTCGGTGGCGACCGCGACCCGTTCGGAACGGAGGGCCACGCCGACGCCGTCATCGACGACCAGGACGCGAACGCACTGACCTACAGCATGGTCGCGTGTGATTTCACCGGGTACAATTTCGAGTACGCCGCCGAGTGGCTGAACGTCCTTGGCTACGACGTCACGGCCGCGGAACTCGAGACCGTCGGCGAGCGAGCGTGGAACATGACCCGTCTGTTCAACGTCCGCGAGGGCTTCGACCGCGACGACGACACCCTCCCCGAGCGTTTGACCGTCCCGACCGAAGACGCGGGACCGGCGACGGGCAAAGCCCTCGACCAGGAGACCTTCGAGACGATGCTCGAAGAGTACTACGAGAAACGTGGCTGGACAGACGAGGGCATCCCACAGGCGGAGACGCTCTCGCGACTCGACATCGAGGACGTGGCCCCGGCCTCGGTCGCCGACTGATGCGGCCGCCTGTCACCGGACGGGCGACAGAATTGCGTCGGTCCTCCGGGTGACGTGTCGAAGTATTTTCTGAATTTTACGCATTCTGTAGAAAGATTTTTCGTGCGGGCCGCCATTGGTGTGAGCGACACACGCATGCGACAGCGCTACATGGACGGGAAATGGGCCGACGCCGACACCTCGACGGGTTTCGAGGTCCCCTCACCGGGCACCAGTGGAGTTCTCGATACGGTACCGGCCGCGGCGCACGTCGACGGAGAAACGGCGGTCGCAGTCGGGCAACGGAGGAGACGAACTCGGGGCCGTCCCCAGGTGCACGGTGTCACGATACACGACGAACACGACTGATATGAAAGTCACAGCACTCGGTGGTTGCGGCGCAATGGGCCGTGCCACGGCATGGGATCTGGCGGAGAATAGCGCGGTCGACGACCTCCTCATCGCGGACGCGGACATCGAGTCCGCCGAGGAGTTCGCGGCCGAATTACCCGGCGACGTCGATACGGCACAGGTCGACGTCACGAACCACGAGGACCTGGTCGCCGTCATCGAGGACAGCGACGTGGTGGCTAACGCGCTGCCGTACCTCTTCAACACCGACGTCATGGAGGCCTGCCTGGACGCCGACGCCGACTACCTCGACCTCGGTGGCCTCTATCACGTCACCCAGGACCAACTGGAATACGACGCGGACTTCGACGAGGCGGACCTCGTCGCGGTCCTCGGGATGGGCGCGAGTCCCGGGATGACCAACGTCGCAGCCGCGAAGGGCGTCGAACAACTCGACGAGGTGGACGAGGTCCACATCCGCACCGGCGCGAAGGGCGGCGCCGAAGGGTTCGCGTACTCCGCGAAGACCATCCTCGACGAACTGACGATGGAGCCCATCGTCTACGAGGACGGCGAGATCGAGACGCTGCCGGCCCTCTCCGGCCGCGAGCGCTACGAGATGCCCGACCCCGTCGGCGAGGTGGAGGGCTTTCACAGCATCCACTCGGAACTCGCGACGATGCCGCACACCTTCGACGGCGTCGACACGGTCGACTTCCGGGTCGCCTTCGCCCCGTCGCTGGTCAACATCGGCGAGGTGCTCATCAATCAGGGGCTCACGAGCGAGGAGGAGGTCGAGTTCGCGGGCGCGACGTTCAGCCCGCGGGAGTTCATCGACTGGTACTTCGACCAGCAGCCCGCGCCGGACGCCGTCGAGGAGTGGAAGTCCTTCCGCATCGACGTCGAGGGAACGAAAGACGGCGAACCAGCACAGTACCGGTACACCGTGGTCGTCGAATCGCGCCTCGACGACTGGGGACTCAAAGCGACCGCCGTCTGGACCGGCGTCCCGATGGCGGTGGGCGCGCAGTTGCTCGGCGAGGGGGAGGCGCTGACGACCGGCGCGAAGGCTCCCGAAGAACTCTTTGACCCCGGACAGTTCATCGACGAGCTGGCCG is a genomic window of Halanaeroarchaeum sp. HSR-CO containing:
- a CDS encoding aldehyde ferredoxin oxidoreductase family protein, whose product is MSTESTSTSAVPQLRYLLRVNLSEGTIETEEVPETYRERFISGKGLGAALLMDETEPGVDPLSPENPLFFMFGPLTGYAPGTSRYAAVTKSPLTGTYVDSYSGGHFPAMTRYSLPEYLAIVFEGAADDPVYLEIDEDGSASLEDATDLWGMDTEETARQFEGKRTKTAAIGPAGENQVKFATITSDEGTHHAGRGGVGAVMGSKNLKAVVSHGDSPFDTDAIRQKKGEHTKRLGTSDDVAWARDGGTQLVPDWTQEVGALPSHNWTKGTIEDIDDLNIDAFEPGHVGVDSCSGCPVACGHVTDFSGTELDGAFPDAHVDWGPEYETIGMMGANTDITDVTGVTELARTADTLGMDTITLGNVISWAMEASEKGLIEYDIEFGDADAAKRLVEMVASREGVGDALAEGTRRAAEELADGADAAREAAVEVKGLELPAYDPRASFSMSLAYATSDRGACHQRAWPIGTDALGGDRDPFGTEGHADAVIDDQDANALTYSMVACDFTGYNFEYAAEWLNVLGYDVTAAELETVGERAWNMTRLFNVREGFDRDDDTLPERLTVPTEDAGPATGKALDQETFETMLEEYYEKRGWTDEGIPQAETLSRLDIEDVAPASVAD
- a CDS encoding saccharopine dehydrogenase family protein, giving the protein MKVTALGGCGAMGRATAWDLAENSAVDDLLIADADIESAEEFAAELPGDVDTAQVDVTNHEDLVAVIEDSDVVANALPYLFNTDVMEACLDADADYLDLGGLYHVTQDQLEYDADFDEADLVAVLGMGASPGMTNVAAAKGVEQLDEVDEVHIRTGAKGGAEGFAYSAKTILDELTMEPIVYEDGEIETLPALSGRERYEMPDPVGEVEGFHSIHSELATMPHTFDGVDTVDFRVAFAPSLVNIGEVLINQGLTSEEEVEFAGATFSPREFIDWYFDQQPAPDAVEEWKSFRIDVEGTKDGEPAQYRYTVVVESRLDDWGLKATAVWTGVPMAVGAQLLGEGEALTTGAKAPEELFDPGQFIDELADRDIHIEAERIE
- a CDS encoding ABC transporter ATP-binding protein, which gives rise to MHDVDVHLDGVTKKYGDLLAVDDVNLTVEEGQFLTLLGPSGCGKTTTLRLIAGFESPTRGAVSISGERVNEVPPFERDTSMVFQSYALFPHMTVGENVAFGLQMQGLPAETDGGTATERTSGIAGSLKRLVSRHGSEEIDARVAEALELVELPDTQDRPISELSGGQQQRIALARALVTEPTLLLLDEPLGALDLKLRKQMQVELKNLQEDLGITFVYVTHDQEEALTMSDEIAVMNDGHLEQLGTATEIYEEPASEFVADFIGETNIVRGTYAVDGGTPVVESDGDTYAVPETPEASGEVSFAIRPEKIRIGQEAAGADNVVEGAVVDEIYKGNLGKFVVHLENGQELTVDMQIRDQGEYLSVGSNVTVGWDADNVVVLTR